The following proteins are co-located in the Rattus norvegicus strain BN/NHsdMcwi chromosome 19, GRCr8, whole genome shotgun sequence genome:
- the LOC134483212 gene encoding uncharacterized protein LOC134483212 isoform X2 translates to MFSRLRKHFGRGNVDSGETKVKESSLSSQSNDGQRQHFWGMLNAGRETSSPGTELSENQAKKEKEKLIKELQLITEERNDLRDRLRFLTERSMKNRRKEITGFWLCCVGEHGEVWPRLSIAQLA, encoded by the exons atgttttcccgtcttcgcaagcattttgggagggggaacgtcgattctggagagactaaagtgaaggagtctagcctttcgtctcaaagtaatgatggacaaagacagcacttctggggaatgttga acgctgggagagaaacatcatcccctggcactgaactaagcgagaatcaggccaagaaggaaaaggagaagctgattaaagagctgcagctcattaccgaggagagaaatgacctgagagatcgcctgaggtttctgacagagagatccatgaagaacag gagaaaagaaatcaccggtttctggctgtgttgtgtgggggagcatggagaggtgtggcctaggctctcgatagctcaactggcttga
- the LOC134483212 gene encoding uncharacterized protein LOC134483212 isoform X1, with product MFSRLRKHFGRGNVDSGETKVKESSLSSQSNDGQRQHFWGMLNAGRETSSPGTELSENQAKKEKEKLIKELQLITEERNDLRDRLRFLTERSMKNRPHFRPNPYYEDLERMEEAIMSILHNLEMENTEIHENSHKLKKEITFSRNLLSQLLMENTCMKKLVPLKQESKEVHLDCALNQKYLVDVNKKDKDQQRPDPASSGLRKCKRAGIGHTAVRELPEE from the exons atgttttcccgtcttcgcaagcattttgggagggggaacgtcgattctggagagactaaagtgaaggagtctagcctttcgtctcaaagtaatgatggacaaagacagcacttctggggaatgttga acgctgggagagaaacatcatcccctggcactgaactaagcgagaatcaggccaagaaggaaaaggagaagctgattaaagagctgcagctcattaccgaggagagaaatgacctgagagatcgcctgaggtttctgacagagagatccatgaagaacag gccacacttcaggccaaatccatattatgaagacctggagagaatggaggaggcaatcatgtcaattctgcacaacttagagatggagaacactgagatccatgagaacagccataagctgaagaaggagattaccttctctag aaacctgctcagccagctcctgatggagaacacatgtatgaagaagttggtcccactgaagcaggagagcaaggaggtacatcttgattgtgcactgaaccagaaatatttggttgacgtcaacaagaaagataaagaccagcaacgtccagacccagcatcatctg gtctcagaaagtgcaagagagctggaattggacacacagcagtaagagagcttcctgaagaataa